TTGAAGCTTTGACACCCAGAAATGTGAGTCGACACCGGGAGTCTACTGGCAAGGAGTGGAGGAATCGATTATTTTGGAGTTAACTCCCACTTGTACTCTAAAACGGCTCAAACTAAAAATCACTGTTCTAAATCAACCTTTGGAAGGAAAGTTCACCTGTGTTGGACTGGTAAAAAAAACATAGCGGGATAGGATGGCCTGAGATGGAGGTAAAAAGAAAGATAGACTCACCAGCGATAGAGAGGTAGAAGTTGTTGACTTCCCTGGCTCCTTTTGAAACAGCCAGACACATCTGACAGAGATTTAGTGCTTCCTTGTATAGCACTTACATTTTCCAAGCTGTGTACAGAGTCCTATCAAAATATCTTAACCCAGTCACCTCAGGTGAACTTCATGAAGGTATCAACACCTGTGCTTTCATATCCTGACACCCACTCCCTCAATTTGAGGGAATGAAAACAACTTCCTTGTTTATTAACTGATTTGGAAGATAATTCATACAATAGGTCAATTTATTAGCAATGGAGAGATTTCAGATTAGAACGGAATGATTACTTATACATTCAGATATACCTTTCTGTTTTTTCAATTACATTAAATTCCGCATTGAAAAAGTAGCAAGTTTAAGTGTTTCACCTGAGAgtgtctgaccacaagtcagagaccactattatgacacaccaaatgtgtttgatggattatttgtgtcttcttctaatgcctcttaatgggaaagtaatccaaaagtaacgGAAAATAATCTGatgattacgttactgagtttggatAATCCAAAaattacgttactgattacaattttgggcAGGTAAATAGTAACTCTAACAGATTAcatttgtgtgtttgtgaagtcaagatttctattctactctattctctGTGGATCAGACCCTTAAAAAAAATCCACTTAAAATGACATGTCCAAatcgaactgcctgtagctcaggacctgaaatgaatgtaggagaatataacacattagatctgttTAAAGATAATACAAACGAAAAAAAAACATGCGTTTCTATTTTGTTTTATCTTTGAAATACAAGAGAAAGGCCATCATATAATATTACAAtttaggcgcaatttagattttagagcagtgtgtgtgcaaagtttcagatgaAGCCAATGAAACATGGCAATACTGGACAATATTGTGTATCAGTCTGCCCATATGTGCCGAATTGTTCAATTGAAAACATACACAAATAATATGGTGATACAACATGTAAGTTTACACACTCctaggaatgtcatacatgatggatccttagcttatacactaactttcacacatctagatggccggggggggagggtgggtgtggagccagagacagcaggggttcaaactgtagaacccagttcctacatttgaacatAAACATTTATTTGATCAAACAAAACtgtgctacattttatctctgggaccctcaggatgacaaatcagaggaagattccTGAATATAGGCACATTaattaccttcagaggtgaatgtatcaaaccagttgccgtgataaaagtgttttgttgttgtgtactctcctcaaacaatagcatggtattatttcactgtaaaaaCTAATGTTAATTAGACAGTGCAGTTAGTAAATTAGACATACAGCTGtatctatgtcctggaaagtttgctGTTGCTTACAAcagtcatgctaatcacattagcgcacgttagctcaaccgtcccagtatagggacaccgatcccgtagtTAATAACATCATACTAAACAGAAAGCAACGATCACTAAAGAGGGCTTGGTTTTACCATGTGGTTTTATTATTAAAGCACCATGTGAATATCTTTATATATTTCCTTGTAAGACAGTGAACAGTTTGATTTAAAATGTGGACAATAGACAAGAGGGGAGTGAACATACATAACAGAGAATGGCCACATATCACTATCATCACCAATTTAATACCACAATATCACTCACTGTCCGTACCTCTGCACTGTACATGTTAGTGCACATGATCCAGAACTATTAAAAAAACATGATTTAAAAGGTCATATAAGCACATAAAAAATTGAACCAATTTGAGCCAAACAGAACCTCCGGAACCTCCGAATAAATACGACCCAGTGGGAGGAACCAAGGCCCGGCGGCATTCTGGGAAAACCTGCCGTCGCTCGTTTCTGTCATTTAGTTCagctttttctttctttctctacaTCTTTCTTTTCTTCTTTATTTTCAGTGCGTCCAGAGTGTGCTACTGATCCTAAGCATCCAGGAACTCATCTAGAAACTCCATCACTTccccctgtacacacacacacacacacacacacacacacacacacacacacacacacacacacacacacacacacacacacacacacacacacacacacacacacacacacacacatatcattgAACCTGTAAGTATTCAACTGTAAGTATTGAGCCTGAAGAATAACCATTCTCTATGGTTTCCTGATGGATATGCAGTGTAAATAAGGACTAACTACACTCTGATCAGACAGAGCCTCCAATTGGGTCTCCAGTTCCAGTCCTGGAGAACTACTGGGTGTACAGGCTTCAGTTCCAGAACTGCTCTAACACACCTTATTCGGCTAATCAAGGTCCTGATGAACAGCTGGTTGGCTTATCTACATGTGTTAGAGTTGGGCTGGCGCAGAATCCTGCAGTAGAGTGGCTCTCCAGGAGGAGGATTGGCCACTCTTATCTAGAGGCGAGTCATGCTGCCCCCAAGTTAACAACTCTGGCACTACATCTATGGGTTATTATTAGACATGCCTTTATTGTTGTGAGTGAGCAGTGTGTGAGTGATCAGCGCCTCCCTGTGGTGAGGTCAGATACAGCAGTCTGGTAAACACTAGTCACATTGTACTGCTTGGACACAGGTCATGTGATGTGAGAGGAATCTGTAGTTTATCACTAGTTTACAGAAAGATTACATAGAAGACCCACTTCTGGACACATATATTGTATGACTCAACAATTGTGAcattagagacacacacacacgtacctcgTCATCGCTCGCTAGGTGTTGTCTGGAGAACTCAAGCATCTCTAGCTGCATGGTGGTCTGGTTCAAGTACCGTACTGcctcctaaaacacacacacacaacacacacacaaaccacacacaagtcagatcAACATCGATAAACAAACCCAAATGAAGACCTCAGCATTCAGTGAACCGGTTAAAACAAAAATCGATGACAGGGGCCAAATAACCTGCATAAGGAGATAGTGTGCGCGCGTGTGCTGAAAAAtgtctgtataatatgtgtgtgtgtcttaccgatCTAGGTAGGAAATCTTCGTCGCTGAGACCGTATTTGTCTCTGTGGTACTGGTAATACACCACGTTGttcttcatcacctcatcactGGGGTCAAACAACATGTAGCTGGTCACACACGGAACCGCGTTCTTCAGGTCATTCACTGGGGGGGCAATgacagagtcagtgtgtgtgtgtgtgtataaccacacagaacacagaagTCCTAAATGTACATGTTTGTAATAATATTGTAGTAACATACTCACTTGTGTCATAAGACTGCTATAACACATGCATGTgtaataataacagtagtatTTGTGATAATACAACAATATGACACTCACGTTTGTAATAGGCGAACTGTAGGTAGTGGTACATGGTTGCTACAAACTTCTCTACGATGAATCCTCCAACCACAGGAGTCAGCTCGGCCTCACACCTCACCTTTCTCTCCAACACCTCTGTgtagtggtctgggagggagaggggggaatgggagagagatagaagagatggagggggggttATCATCACGAGTGACCTGTTCAAGATGATCAAGAGAAATCATAAATCCATTTGTCTAAATCAACCTTTGGATAGGTAAATATATCTGTGTTGGACTGGTAAATGACATGGAGGACATCCTCGCCTTAGATGGAGAGGATGAAAGAAAGATAGACTGACCAGCAATGGAGGGGTAGAAGTCTTTGAAGTCTTTGACCTCCCTGGCTCCTTCTGAAGCAGCCAGACATTCGTCATAGACCTTGAAGAAATCCCTTAGAGCCAGCTCCATGTCTGACACTGAGGTACGGTAGTTATCACCGTTATACGCACGCACCGCTCGCACAAACAacatctggaacaacaacacacacacattgatataGATTACATTACGAAGTTCATTTGAACTATTGAACTAGATTAGACCAGGGCTCAGATTAGcccagggctcccgagtggtgcagcggtctaaggcactgcctctcagtgctacagaccctggttcgattccaggctgtatcacaatcggccgtgattgggattcctatagggcggtgcacaactggcccagcgtcgttcgggttttgccggggtaggccgtcattgtaaataagaatttgttctacatgacttgcctagttaaataaaggttaaataaataaaaagaccaGATTTTATTCACCAGAGCACAACCTGCATCTGTGCAACACTACAGAGCTCCCTAAACCAGCCCAACTGAGACCTCAGACAATTGTCCTAAAGAGGAAGTGGCTACGGTCCATGTTTAGTCTTAGAGCTCTGAAAGGCTTTATTACATCCTCCTGTGACTTCAGTCTGCTCCCCTAACCACCTCTAACCCCAGCCATGGAGAGAAGTattggtgcatgtgtgtgtgcatccatatgtgtgcgtgtgtatgcgtaTGTACGcaagtgtacgtgtgtgtacctCGTAGGACTTGGTCTCCAGGTCTGTGAGGTGTTCTTCAGCTCCAGGTAGAGTCCTGTAGTAGGCCATGTTCCTCTGCATCATCTCATCATCAGGGTGCTTCAGGAGGAAGGTGTGGGCAGCAGACACTGCCTTGGCCAGGTTatcagactgggggagagaggagagttatacacacacacaacacacacacacacacacacacacacacacacacacacacacacacacacacacacacacagaggcagacagGTTCACACACAAAACAGAGGCAggcatatacatacacacacaagctaCTCATATAAAGTGAACAAAAGCACAGGGCCCTCTTCCTTAGTTTAGCCACATTACTTAATAGAGTACAGTAGCATAACAGAGTGCAGAGTAGTGCTTGTAAACTACACAGATCTAGTTATTGAAAACACACAATTTGTTTTGATCTAAAATACAACTTAGAAAGTACATCTTTAAATATCAAATGCATTCAGTTATATTAGTTTTGAGAGACAGGCAGCTCGTCCACATATTTAAATTTAACCCTCTTCTGCTCATAGAAAATACAAatgaaatacaaaatatatactgCAGAGAGCCGCATTGATTTCACTCACTTTGAAGTAGGCGAACTGCAGGTATTTATATGGTTCCCGTTTCTCGAACTCCTCCACGGTGTCCCGGCTGGGCATGGTCTGTCTGAAGGCGGGCAGCCCCTGTTTGCACCGCTTGAGACACTGGGCCCTCTTCATAACGTTACCAAACACACGCAGCTCCGGGAAGTCGGTAAACTTCTCCTCGTTGTCAAGTCGCACTGAGCTGCAGTTGAGGTTGCAGAAGGCCTCGCTGTCCCTGAGCAGCCTGTACAACCGGAGAGAGACCTCGAGATAGTCAACTGTCTCCTGCCATTTCTCTCCGGTGTACTGGTCCAGCGCGTATTTATACGCGGAGTCCAGCGGCATTAGTTCATTACGCGGAAAACTCCGGAAGCTGTATTTCTCGTACTGACAGAAGACTATTGTAACGGAAACCGCGAATAGAAGCAGAGAGATTAGCGGAGTGCTGGAGGTTGCCATCTTTAGTTTTTGTGTAGAGGTGGGACGGCTGGGCTACGTCTCTACTCTATTCTGCTCTCTGTGCCGTGCGAGGGTGGGACAGGGACCGCCTCTAACCCCACCACGTATCCGGATACAACTCTCCCTCCCCTGGCTGCTCTGGGCAGGGTGACGGGGTGAGGGGTGGCGAACCACCGGGGCTCCATGCACCTCCCCCTAAATCAGTGCTGTTCTAGAGAAATCTGGGAGTAACATGGGTTGGGAAAATCAGACCACTGCACTAGTTTACACTGGACTATTTTACATCAAACTACATGTAAACGATTGCCAAAATGACAGATCAAGTTAAGGAGTGATTTCCATTTGTGGCCCTCCAGACTAGATGCCAAATGGCCACACAATGTAATGTGATTAATCTGACGCAGCGACAATGAGAAGTAGCCTAGTGAAACTGCTTGTTCAGTAGAAGACTTTGGAGAGAGTCTGCAGTTGAAAGTCTGCTGCCTATACCTATTTAAACATGTCTATTATTTTATATTTATGTTCGGCTATGTATGTTTTATAAACGTGTTGGTTATGTTATATAAAACGTGTATATTCTTGTATAGGCCTATCACCCACTAATTAGAGTTGTCTCTGTAGCCTACAGACTTCCCCCTCCCCTGCCACGTCGAGacattccagagagagagagagagggtcacacacagaaacaccccCTGAAAAACTCAGACACTGTTCCACCGCCACTCCATAGCCAAGCCTTGCGTAATAGCCCTATAGACTGTACATGTGTGACTGAATGTTAACTAGGCCTATTCTACAGTAGTAGTTTGTGTTTGTTGGTCTTGCGGTGGGGATGTAGTTTATTTGATCTCTAGCTGTGACTATAGGCCCTCCGTTTGGCGTTTCCACGTCTACATATCTGTTGTGTGCTACTGCGCCTGCGCCATACGTGGTACCCAAATCCTCCCATTCAATTCAATCCCGAACAGACAGGGATCAAGGGAAGAAGACAAGAACTGGAAGCAGAAGACCAGAGGAATCGGAACAATCGGGggaaaaagaaagagagcgaTAACAACCGCTACAAGTCACGGTTATCCACCATACTTTTTGTCGGTAAAGGAGAGAGGCGTGTGAAGATGAAACAGTGCGTGCACGGGATGATATATCTGGCGGTTCTGGTGGCGTTTGCCGCCTGTGACGCCCCCCCGGTACCGTTAGATGACATCGTGATTGAGAAAACGTTCGTGCCAGAGCAGTGCGTGCGCGCTGTGAAAGTAGGGGATTATGTTCGCTACCATTATAATGGCATGTTCCCGGATGGAAAGAAATTTGACTCCAGGTAAGAACGTTTTTATTTTTCCACTCTTCTCCACTCCTGTAGTTCCTGCACGCAGTTCACGTTGCAGAGAGTAGCGTGCACGTCAATAAATTTAAGCGTGCGTTTTATTAGCCGGTCGGACCAAACAGCCACGcaggaagagagaacgagagcccCCAttcactgagagagagggagactctTCATGCTGTCTCCAAGTCTGAACTAAATAAATAGTGAAACTATATTTTCACTCCAGAGTAAACAGTCATATTCTGCTACTAAATATATGGTTCGTTAACCAACTGCAAGGACGTACACGTGTAGGCCTTCCTAGCCTACTCTAGAGCATGCACACACAGGTAGCATATctggtgtgtgagtgtatgtcaCCTATGGCCAGCAGAGTGATcatgtaaaattaaaaaaatactaCAAATATGAATGAATTCATTAATGTAAACCCTTGGGCAGAAAGAGACCAGTAGGCCCAATAAGTAATGTGCGTGGCAGAACTGAGATACAGTTGGCCAGTGTAGTAGGCTAGGCCTAGTGATACGACATGGTAACCACAGTCTCACCGCAGCCAACCAAGTCACTGTTGGCCAGTGTAGTAGGCTAGGCCTAGTGATACGACATGGTAACCACAGTCTCACCGCAGCCAACCAAGTCACTGTTGGCCAGTGTAGTAGGCTAGGCCTAGTGATACGACATGGTAACCACAGTCTCACCGCAGCCAACCAAGTCACTGTTGGCCAGTGTAGTAGGCTAGGCCTAGTGATACGACATGGTAACCACAGTCTCACCGCAGCCAACCAAGTCACAGTTGGCCAGTGTAGTAGGCTAGGCCTAGTGATACGACATGGTAACCACAGTCTCACCGCAGCCAACCAAGTCACAGTTGGCCAGTGTAGTAGGCTAGGCCTAGTGATACGACATGGTAACCACAGTCTCACCGCAGCCAACCAAGTCACAGTTGGCCAGTGTAGTAGGCTAGGCCTAGTGATACGACATGGTAACCACAGTCTCATCGCAGCCAACCAAGTCACTGTTGGCCAGTGTAGTAGGCTAGGCCTAGTGATACGACATGGTAACCACAGTCTCGCCGCAGCCAACCAAGTCATGACTGAGTGAATCAGTGAAGTAAGTGAGTGAATGAATACATGAACGTATGGACATTTTTACCTTGTTTcttgtctttctttctgtcttttttGTTTGAGATGTTGGCAGCTCCCATAACTTCTGTGTGTTGCAGCTATGACCGCAGCAGCACCTACAATGTGTATGTGGGTAAGAAGCAGCTGATTGAAGGGATGGACAGAGCTCTGGTAGGGATGTGTGTCAACGAGAGACGACTGGTCAAGATTCCCCCACAACTGGCCTACGGGAAGGAAGGATACGGTAAGTTCATAACATAGATTTTAACATTAATATACATCATATAATGGAGTTTTAGCTTATAATTGAGGTTTGGGAGCAAAGACATCTCAACTCCTCCCCTATAACCAATCAATAACTATATTTATACTTACCTGTTCTACCTGTAACCTGTGTGTTTTGCATGTAACAATAAACATAGCTAATAACTTAGTTGATAATATAGCTTGTAACATGGTTATAGACATTGTTGTCTCTTGTCTGTTTGATTAATAGTGCAGCTGCACAGgtagcagtgtgtgtgggtggttggATCTGTGTGTttttaggtttgtgtgtgtgtagaagctggTGTTTACTGTTCGGAGGTATTCATAAACACCAAGCATTAATGCAAACTTGACAGGAAGTGGGTGGTCCATGTTGAATTGGGTCACAGTGACATCACAGACCAGGAAGTGCTGCTTGTTAATGTTACTGTACGCTGCATAGTGGCCtgagattttatttattttatttcacctttatttaaccaggtaggctagttgagaacaagttctcatttacaactgtgacctggccaagataaagcaaagcagtgcaacacaaacaacaacacagagttacacatggaataaacaaacatacagtcaataacacaatagagaaaaagtcttaatacagtgtgtgcaaatgaggaaagataagggaggtaggcaataaataggccatagtggcgaaacaattacaatttagccattaaacactggagtgatagatgtgcaaaatatgaatgtgcaagtagagatactggggtgcaaaggaccaAAACATTAAttaataaataacagtatggggatgaggaagttggatgggctatttacaggtgcagtgatctgtgagctgctctgacagctggtgcttaaagttagtgagggagatatgggtctacagcttcagtgatttttgcaattcgttccagtcattgacagcagagaactggaaggaaaagcggccaaacgaggaattggctttggggatgaccagtgaaatatacctgctggagcgcgtgctacgggtgggtggtGTTAATGTGACTAGTGAGCTGAGacaaggcggggctttacctagcaaagacttatagatgacctggagccagtgggtttggcgacaaatatgaagcaagggccagccaacgagagcatacaggtcgcagtggtgggtagtatatggggctttggtgacagaacggatgggactgtgatagactgcatccaatttgctgagtagagtgttggaggctattttgtaaattacatcgccgaagtcaaggatcggtaggatagtcagttttacgagggtatgtttggcagcatgagtgaaggatgctttgttgcgaaataggaagccgattctagatttaattttggattggagatgcttaaaaCTTCATGAGGATAAGTGGGACGCTAGTGTCCCACctcgacaacttccggtgaaattgcagtgcgcgaaattcaaattacagaaatagtCATATTTAACATTCATGACAATACAAATGTCATGCATCagttaaaagcttaacttcttgttaatccagccgctgtgtcagattttaaaaaggctttacttgaaagcacaccatgcgattatctgaggacagcgcccagcccacaaagcattaaaaacattttctaaCCAGGCAGATgcgccacgaaagtcagaaatagtaataaaataaatcacttacctttgaatatcttcttctgttggcactccaaaaggtcccagctacatcacaaatggtcgcTTTTTTTCGATGAAGTCCTTCATTATATccccaaaaactcagtttagctgg
This window of the Oncorhynchus keta strain PuntledgeMale-10-30-2019 chromosome 20, Oket_V2, whole genome shotgun sequence genome carries:
- the crtap gene encoding cartilage-associated protein; the protein is MATSSTPLISLLLFAVSVTIVFCQYEKYSFRSFPRNELMPLDSAYKYALDQYTGEKWQETVDYLEVSLRLYRLLRDSEAFCNLNCSSVRLDNEEKFTDFPELRVFGNVMKRAQCLKRCKQGLPAFRQTMPSRDTVEEFEKREPYKYLQFAYFKSDNLAKAVSAAHTFLLKHPDDEMMQRNMAYYRTLPGAEEHLTDLETKSYEMLFVRAVRAYNGDNYRTSVSDMELALRDFFKVYDECLAASEGAREVKDFKDFYPSIADHYTEVLERKVRCEAELTPVVGGFIVEKFVATMYHYLQFAYYKLNDLKNAVPCVTSYMLFDPSDEVMKNNVVYYQYHRDKYGLSDEDFLPRSEAVRYLNQTTMQLEMLEFSRQHLASDDEGEVMEFLDEFLDA